The Montipora foliosa isolate CH-2021 chromosome 1, ASM3666993v2, whole genome shotgun sequence genome has a window encoding:
- the LOC137993578 gene encoding epimerase family protein SDR39U1-like — protein sequence MKVLVGGGTGFIGKALVGTLKQAGHDVTIISRTKAPGRISWNDVSKSPLPKCDAVVNLAGENILNPLRRWNEGFLHDLRQSRIETTKTLARKIADATNPPKVFVSSSAVGYYPPSDTMEYTEDCPPSSSDTLAQLCSDWEDSANLPDGCNTRVVKIRIGVVLGRNGGVIQQTIWPYWLGLGGVIGSGKQYFPWIHLDDMTGIITHALDNEHVAGVLNGVAPEIVTNEGFTKEYARALWRPAVIPAPSFVFNLIYGNERAKLLLEGQKVIPKRTLELGYKFKFPQLKGALANIVS from the exons ATGAAAGTTCTTGTCG GCGGAGGGACAGGCTTCATTGGGAAGGCCTTGGTAGGGACTTTAAAACAAGCAGGACATGATGTAACCATCATTTCAAGGACCAAAGCTCCTGGAAGAATATCATGG AATGATGTTTCAAAGTCACCTTTGCCCAAATGTGATGCTGTTGTCAATCTTGCTGGTGAAAACATACTCAACCCCCTTAGAAG ATGGAATGAAGGTTTCCTACATGATTTGAGGCAAAGTCGCATAGAAACCACAAAGACACTGGCAAGGAAAATTGCAGATGCAACCAACCCACCTAAAGTTTTTGTCTCCTCCTCTGCTGTTG GTTATTACCCACCAAGTGATACTATGGAGTACACTGAAGATTGTCCACCAAGCTCGTCTGACACACTGGCACAATTGTGCAGTGACTGGGAAGACAGTGCTAACCTTCCTGATGGTTGTAACACCAGAGTCGTGAAGATAAGAATTGGAGTTGTGTTGGGACGCAACGGGGGAGTTATACAGCAGACAATTTGGCCTTACTGGCTCGGACTTGGAG GTGTTATAGGAAGCGGTAAGCAATATTTTCCCTGGATTCACCTGGATGACATGACAGGAATTATTACCCATGCGTTAGACAACGAACATGTGGCTGGTGTACTGAATGGAGTGGCACCAGAAATCGTAACGAACGAAGGTTTTACTAAAGAGTACGCACGCGCACTGTGGAGACCCGCTGTCATACCAGCACCGTCGTTTGTGTTCAATTTAATATATGGCAACGAGCGAGCAAAGCTGCTGTTGGAAGGGCAGAAGGTCATTCCTAAACGGACACTAGAGCTGGGATACAAGTTTAAATTCCCGCAACTTAAGGGAGCCCTGGCCAATATTGTCAGTTAA